In a single window of the Rhopalosiphum padi isolate XX-2018 chromosome 1, ASM2088224v1, whole genome shotgun sequence genome:
- the LOC132930732 gene encoding polycomb group protein Psc-like, whose translation MQSCKPKVTDLNPHLLCVLCGGYFVDATTVIECLHSFCRSCIVKYLERNKYCPICDVLVHKSKPLSNIRPDHTLQNIVYKLVPRLFQKEMIMRKEFYNRNKVYLPRDPMSRGVVPDDYHIFAASDAISICLYYECEKIDKKNIQEKHKRYLWCPASLTVINLKKLVYIKYELIPTDHHVEFFYQNYLLDDHLTLMDVVYMFDWKRKDPLTMTYRILKIEIEPLSNDEVLKEESTIESKKDDEKSEEKQNDLQQNVINTEICIEEVLPKINENIMVIDKITDSKEVQLEISENGIMKVTNINQSREKIQANVTIEPTDIVKHENPSKSSDIINDEKDDDKKKVLKVYPGSKIKKTKPKLDTIVEKIKKQGTKYKTLTSPTKHWNPSISKTSVLAKKKEINGIDKKCQKFFKSRDDKKDDDKAEDSLKRLAEVPLMKINPQTLCPIMPSSPAKKPKKPIPKKNTLAHSLALLPVRPTNHNPFTNPMNPFMYGTFPNNSNGDPGDTNDFLKAMSELCPPSSAYHNSLPPSVSVLFNPLYTHHRQCQAKKATLAVPQSPDVQKLSANKIEEKSEMIEDKINEKGNDKDECTNNNKGEEKMEVEKDIEKGKT comes from the exons ATGCAATCTTGTAAGCCGAAGGTCACCGACCTAAATCCACATCTACTATGTGTTCTGTGCGGTGGATACTTCGTGGACGCCACAACGGTGATCGAATGTCTGCATTCCT ttTGTCGAAGTTGTATTGTCAAGTATCTAGAACGCAACAAATATTGTCCAATATGCGATGTATTAGTCCACAAATCAAAACCTTTATCCAATATCCGGCCAGATCACACCctgcaaaatattgtttacaaactTGTTCCACGTTTATTTCAAA aggaAATGATAATGAGAAAGGAGTTTTACAATCGAAACAAAGTGTATTTACCCAGGGACCCAATGAGCCGTGGTGTAGTACCTGATGACTATCATATATTTGCTGCCAGTGATGCAATCAGTATATGTCTTTATTATGAATGTGAAAAAATTgacaaaaag AATATACAAGAAAAACATAAACGATATTTGTGGTGCCCTGCATCATTgacagtaataaatttaaaaaaattagtttacattaaatatgaattaataccAACTGATCATCATGTTGAGTTTTTCtaccaaaattatttactaGATGATCACTTAACCTTAATGGATGTTGTTTACATGTTTGATTGGAAAAGG AAAGATCCACTTACAATGACTTATCGAAttcttaaaattgaaattgaaccTCTTTCAAATGATGAAGTTTTAAAAGAAGAAAGTACAATTGAGTCTAAAAAGGATGATGAAAAATCTgaagaaaaacaaaatgatttgcAACAAAATGTTATCAACACGGAGATATGCATTGAAGAAGTACttccaaaaataaatgaaaatataatggtCATTGACAAAATAACAGATTCTAAAGAAGTACAATTGGAAATAAGCGAAAACGGTATCATGAAAGTTACAAATATTAACCAGAGTAGAGAAAAAATACAAGCTAATGTCACTATAGAGCCTACTGATATAGTTAAACATGAAAATCCATCTAAATCTAGTGATATAATAAATGACGAAAAAGATGATGAtaagaaaaaagttttaaagGTATACCCtggatcaaaaataaaaaagaccaAACCAAAATTAGATACCattgttgaaaaaattaaaaagcaaggaaccaaatataaaacattaacatCCCCAACAAAACACTGGAACCCAAGTATATCAAAAACTTCTGTTTTAGCTAAAAAGAAAGAAATAAATGGTATTGATAAGAAGTGTCaaaaatttttcaaatcaaGAGATGATAAAAAAGATGATGATAAGGCTGAAGACAGTTTGAAGAGGCTAGCTGAAGTGcctttaatgaaaattaatccCCAAACATTATGTCCAATTATGCCTTCTTCTCCAGCTAAGAAACCCAAAAAACctattcctaaaaaaaatacattagctCATTCTTTGGCTCTACTACCTGTTCGACCAACAAATCACAATCCATTTACCAACCCGATGAATCCATTCATGTATGGGACATTTCCAAATAATTCAAATGGAGATCCAGGAGATACAAATGATTTTCTTAAAGCCATGTCTGAGTTATGTCCGCCATCTTCAGCTTATCACAATTCTTTGCCTCCGTCAGTTAGTGTACTTTTTAACCCCTTATATACTCATCATAGACAATGTCAGGCAAAGAAGGCTACTTTAGCTGTACCTCAATCACCTGATGTACAGAAATTATCTGCCaataaaattgaagaaaaatcGGAAATGATAGAagataaaatcaatgaaaaaggTAACGATAAAGACgagtgtacaaataataataaaggtgaaGAGAAAATGGAAGTTGAGAAAGATATAGAAAAGggaaaaacttaa